A genomic segment from Perca flavescens isolate YP-PL-M2 chromosome 13, PFLA_1.0, whole genome shotgun sequence encodes:
- the LOC114566704 gene encoding uncharacterized protein LOC114566704 isoform X1 — MTFYTQDLPRVTINDVHRLIKAYSTTALTKKNKGFKLYMTSYIHDYEVSDKNESGEVSVRASCFRSMRKSERPHNLSIVLKDSKPVELLACQCSCVAGLALCSHIAALLYQTSHYSQQGAIAVPPTHSCTGSEQQWHKPRTQGFKPGPTNEMVVLPARPKERRVAEGIRSNLYKGACNLTCDLPDTSVLWMNDIYQGMPREAAPLITTMGIAGGVPLVDSAFGKVQEGSVLSYHLPAWTPPMTPLHVTAPPRPSLPLDGYSLGPSECCFVLSYHQQLHMKSLETSEIMAHQLEESTRQQSTLKEWHLLRKPRVTSSRFREVCHVRGQSSAENLALMILRPGYQTAEMKRGLQMEPKAVEEYCLVKDVNHYPCGFIIHPDAPWLRSSPDGLVYDPNAEPAFGLLEAHRHMTSTYTYILQKYKGRYL, encoded by the exons atgacttTCTACACTCAAGACTTACCCCGTGTCACTATCAACGATGTACACCGTCTTATTAAGGCCTACTCAACCACGGCATTAACCAAAAAGAATAAAGGATTTAAGCTGTACATGACCAGCTATATTCATGACTATGAAG TTTCTGACAAGAACGAGTCAGGAGAGGTGTCTGTGAGGGCAAGCTGCTTCAGGTCAATGAGGAAAAGCGAGAGACCACACAACTTAAGT attgTTCTCAAAGACTCTAAGCCTGTTGAACTGCTGGCATGCCAGTGCTCATGTGTGGCAGGGCTTGCACTCTGCAGTCACATTGCAGCATTGCTGTACCAAACCTCACATTACAGCCAACAGGGAGCAATAGCTGTCCCCCCTACTCACAGCTGTACAGGGTCTGAGCAACAATGGCACAAACCCAGGACCCAG GGTTTCAAGCCTGGTCCAACAAATGAGATGGTAGTGTTGCCAGCTCGGCCCAAGGAGAGAAGAGTGGCTGAAGGAATCAG GAGTAACTTATACAAAGGAGCCTGTAACCTGACCTGTGACCTTCCAGACACGTCAGTCCTTTGGATGAATGACATCTACCAAGGCATGCCAAGGGAAGCTGCTCCACTAATAACAACCATGGGAATAGCAGGGGGTGTACCATTAGTAGACAGTGCCTTTGGAAAAGTCCAAGAAGGTAGTGTTCTCTCCTACCATCTTCCAGCATGGACTCCACCAATGACACCTCTACATGTCACTGCACCACCACGACCATCCTTACCTCTTGATGGTTACTCTTTGGGGCCCTCGGAGTGTTGTTTTGTGCTTAGCTACCATCAGCAGCTGCACATGAAATCTCTGGAAACATCAGAGATCATGGCGCACCAACTTGAAGAAAGCACAAGACAACAGAGCACACTGAAGGAATGGCACCTTCTAAGAAAGCCACGAGTGACTTCCTCTAGATTCAG AGAGGTTTGCCATGTGAGAGGACAGTCCTCAGCGGAGAACCTGGCACTCATGATTTTACGGCCAGGTTATCAGACCGCAGAAATGAAGAGGGGTCTTCAGATGGAGCCCAAGGCTGTAGAAGAGTACTGCCTTGTTAAGGATGTAAACCACTATCCTTGCGGTTTCATCATCCACCCAGATGCACCATGGCTCAGGTCATCACCAGATGGGTTGGTATATGACCCGAATGCTGAGCCTGCGTTTGGACTGCTGGaggcacacagacatatgacaTCCACGTACACATACATATTACAGAAATACAAAGGAAGATATCTATAG
- the LOC114566704 gene encoding uncharacterized protein LOC114566704 isoform X2 yields the protein MTFYTQDLPRVTINDVHRLIKAYSTTALTKKNKGFKLYMTSYIHDYEVSDKNESGEVSVRASCFRSMRKSERPHNLSIVLKDSKPVELLACQCSCVAGLALCSHIAALLYQTSHYSQQGAIAVPPTHSCTGSEQQWHKPRTQGFKPGPTNEMVVLPARPKERRVAEGIRSNLYKGACNLTCDLPDTSAAWTPPMTPLHVTAPPRPSLPLDGYSLGPSECCFVLSYHQQLHMKSLETSEIMAHQLEESTRQQSTLKEWHLLRKPRVTSSRFREVCHVRGQSSAENLALMILRPGYQTAEMKRGLQMEPKAVEEYCLVKDVNHYPCGFIIHPDAPWLRSSPDGLVYDPNAEPAFGLLEAHRHMTSTYTYILQKYKGRYL from the exons atgacttTCTACACTCAAGACTTACCCCGTGTCACTATCAACGATGTACACCGTCTTATTAAGGCCTACTCAACCACGGCATTAACCAAAAAGAATAAAGGATTTAAGCTGTACATGACCAGCTATATTCATGACTATGAAG TTTCTGACAAGAACGAGTCAGGAGAGGTGTCTGTGAGGGCAAGCTGCTTCAGGTCAATGAGGAAAAGCGAGAGACCACACAACTTAAGT attgTTCTCAAAGACTCTAAGCCTGTTGAACTGCTGGCATGCCAGTGCTCATGTGTGGCAGGGCTTGCACTCTGCAGTCACATTGCAGCATTGCTGTACCAAACCTCACATTACAGCCAACAGGGAGCAATAGCTGTCCCCCCTACTCACAGCTGTACAGGGTCTGAGCAACAATGGCACAAACCCAGGACCCAG GGTTTCAAGCCTGGTCCAACAAATGAGATGGTAGTGTTGCCAGCTCGGCCCAAGGAGAGAAGAGTGGCTGAAGGAATCAG GAGTAACTTATACAAAGGAGCCTGTAACCTGACCTGTGACCTTCCAGACACGTCAG CAGCATGGACTCCACCAATGACACCTCTACATGTCACTGCACCACCACGACCATCCTTACCTCTTGATGGTTACTCTTTGGGGCCCTCGGAGTGTTGTTTTGTGCTTAGCTACCATCAGCAGCTGCACATGAAATCTCTGGAAACATCAGAGATCATGGCGCACCAACTTGAAGAAAGCACAAGACAACAGAGCACACTGAAGGAATGGCACCTTCTAAGAAAGCCACGAGTGACTTCCTCTAGATTCAG AGAGGTTTGCCATGTGAGAGGACAGTCCTCAGCGGAGAACCTGGCACTCATGATTTTACGGCCAGGTTATCAGACCGCAGAAATGAAGAGGGGTCTTCAGATGGAGCCCAAGGCTGTAGAAGAGTACTGCCTTGTTAAGGATGTAAACCACTATCCTTGCGGTTTCATCATCCACCCAGATGCACCATGGCTCAGGTCATCACCAGATGGGTTGGTATATGACCCGAATGCTGAGCCTGCGTTTGGACTGCTGGaggcacacagacatatgacaTCCACGTACACATACATATTACAGAAATACAAAGGAAGATATCTATAG